A single window of Streptomyces sudanensis DNA harbors:
- a CDS encoding ABC transporter ATP-binding protein has product MTVPERDRGVGGAGGEPGAAPPAVRVEGPPAVRVEGLWKRFGEQVAVAGVDLVLPAGRFVGLVGPNGAGKTTTLSMVTGLLRPDEGRVEVSGHDVWRDPAAVKSRIGVLPEGLRLFERLSGGELLEYTGRLRGLPGAEVDKRAAQLLDVLGLTTSRNKLVVDYSTGMRKKIGLAAALLHNPEVLFLDEPFEGVDPVSAETIRGVLERYTASGATVVFSSHVMELVESLCDWVAVMAAGRIRACGPLAEVRGDAPTLQRAFLELVGAPGGDAGASLDWLGGAR; this is encoded by the coding sequence ATGACCGTGCCGGAGCGGGACCGGGGAGTCGGCGGGGCGGGCGGGGAGCCGGGAGCGGCGCCGCCCGCCGTACGGGTGGAAGGGCCGCCCGCCGTACGGGTGGAAGGGCTGTGGAAGCGCTTCGGCGAGCAGGTCGCGGTGGCGGGGGTGGACCTGGTCCTGCCCGCCGGCAGGTTCGTCGGCCTGGTCGGCCCGAACGGGGCGGGCAAGACGACGACGCTGTCGATGGTGACCGGGCTGCTCCGCCCCGACGAGGGGCGCGTCGAGGTCTCCGGGCACGACGTGTGGCGGGACCCGGCGGCGGTGAAGTCCCGCATCGGCGTGCTGCCCGAAGGGCTGCGGCTGTTCGAGCGGCTGTCGGGGGGCGAACTCCTGGAGTACACGGGGAGGTTGCGGGGCCTGCCGGGCGCCGAGGTCGACAAGCGCGCGGCGCAGCTGCTCGACGTGCTGGGACTGACGACTTCCCGGAACAAGCTGGTCGTCGACTACTCGACCGGCATGCGGAAGAAGATCGGTCTCGCGGCGGCGCTGCTGCACAACCCCGAGGTGCTCTTCCTGGACGAGCCGTTCGAGGGCGTCGACCCGGTGTCGGCGGAGACGATCCGGGGGGTGCTGGAGCGGTACACGGCGTCCGGGGCGACGGTGGTGTTCTCCAGTCATGTGATGGAACTGGTGGAGTCCCTGTGCGACTGGGTCGCGGTGATGGCCGCCGGGCGGATCCGCGCGTGCGGCCCGCTGGCGGAGGTCCGCGGCGACGCGCCGACGCTCCAGCGGGCGTTCCTGGAGCTGGTCGGCGCGCCGGGCGGCGACGCGGGCGCCTCCCTGGACTGGCTGGGGGGTGCCCGATGA
- a CDS encoding transporter, producing the protein MTYGSGAVGTAGAGAAGPAGTGTLTSVFVRLKLSLLRNGLRQSSGRTAVFVVSAVLTVLFAAGQLLGMVLLRGHPQAATTAVLLTGLAALGWAVMPLFFPSGDETLDPTRLVVLPLRAGPLVWALLVASLVGTGPLFTLCLVLGAGISVAHGAFAAAVAVVAVPLALLVCLALARAVAAANIRLLTSRKGRDLALLSGLVVAIGIQFVNFGAQRLGQAGGLARLEPAADVVRWVPPASAVGAVDAAGRGAYGTATAQLLLSAAALAALLWWWRRSLTRLMTAPDGSTVAAATGADAVRGGSRTGWTRLLPEGRTGAVVQRALRYAWRDPKAKSGWVTALALGLIIPVFNALQGTGSVYWACFAAGLLGTLMYNQFGQDTSAFWIVATTVSSKRDAYVELRARALALLLVTLPYATLVTVVTVAVLGDWGALAEGLGLSYGLLGAMLGVGAWASAFFPYSIPQDSAYKNAAPGQGGLAWASMLGGMLLSAVLCVPLIAAAVWVHTASAGSWPLLPLGAAWGALLTWGGLHVAAGRTSRRLPEILAAVSKA; encoded by the coding sequence ATGACGTACGGGTCCGGCGCGGTGGGCACTGCGGGCGCGGGGGCCGCGGGTCCCGCGGGCACGGGGACGCTGACGTCGGTGTTCGTGCGGCTCAAGCTGTCGCTGCTGCGCAACGGGCTGCGGCAGTCCTCGGGCCGCACCGCCGTGTTCGTCGTGTCGGCCGTCCTCACCGTGCTGTTCGCCGCCGGCCAGCTGCTCGGCATGGTGCTGCTGCGGGGGCACCCGCAGGCGGCCACGACGGCGGTGCTGCTGACCGGGCTGGCCGCGCTCGGCTGGGCGGTGATGCCGCTGTTCTTCCCCAGCGGGGACGAGACACTGGACCCGACGCGCCTGGTGGTGCTGCCGCTGCGGGCGGGGCCCCTGGTGTGGGCGCTGCTGGTGGCGTCGCTGGTGGGCACCGGCCCGCTGTTCACACTGTGCCTGGTGCTGGGGGCGGGGATCTCGGTGGCGCACGGGGCGTTCGCGGCGGCCGTGGCGGTGGTGGCGGTCCCGCTGGCGCTGCTGGTGTGCCTGGCGCTGGCCCGTGCGGTCGCGGCGGCCAACATCCGGCTGCTGACGTCCCGCAAGGGGCGGGACCTGGCGCTGCTGAGCGGCCTGGTGGTGGCGATCGGCATCCAGTTCGTGAACTTCGGCGCGCAGCGGCTGGGCCAGGCGGGCGGACTGGCGCGGCTGGAGCCGGCGGCGGACGTCGTGCGGTGGGTGCCGCCGGCGTCGGCGGTCGGCGCGGTCGACGCGGCGGGCCGCGGCGCGTACGGGACGGCCACGGCCCAACTGCTGCTGTCGGCCGCGGCGCTGGCGGCGCTGCTGTGGTGGTGGCGGCGGAGCCTGACGAGGCTGATGACGGCGCCGGACGGCTCGACAGTCGCGGCGGCGACGGGCGCGGACGCGGTCCGGGGCGGCTCCCGGACCGGCTGGACCCGGTTGCTGCCGGAGGGGCGCACGGGCGCGGTGGTGCAGCGGGCGCTGCGGTACGCCTGGCGGGACCCGAAGGCCAAGTCCGGCTGGGTGACGGCGCTCGCACTGGGCCTGATCATCCCGGTGTTCAACGCCCTGCAGGGGACCGGCTCGGTGTACTGGGCGTGCTTCGCGGCGGGGCTGCTGGGGACGCTGATGTACAACCAGTTCGGGCAGGACACCTCGGCGTTCTGGATCGTCGCGACGACCGTCTCGTCGAAGCGCGACGCCTACGTCGAGCTGCGGGCGCGGGCGCTGGCGCTGCTGCTGGTGACGCTGCCGTACGCGACGCTGGTGACGGTGGTGACCGTCGCGGTCCTCGGCGACTGGGGGGCGCTGGCGGAGGGCCTGGGCCTGTCGTACGGGCTGCTGGGCGCGATGCTGGGGGTGGGCGCCTGGGCGTCGGCGTTCTTCCCGTACTCGATCCCCCAGGACAGCGCGTACAAGAACGCGGCACCCGGGCAGGGCGGGCTGGCCTGGGCGTCGATGCTCGGCGGGATGCTGCTGTCGGCGGTGCTGTGCGTGCCGCTGATCGCGGCGGCGGTGTGGGTGCACACGGCGTCCGCCGGGTCGTGGCCGCTGCTGCCGCTGGGCGCGGCGTGGGGGGCGCTGCTGACGTGGGGCGGACTGCACGTGGCGGCGGGCCGCACGTCCCGCAGGCTCCCGGAGATCCTGGCGGCCGTCAGCAAGGCCTGA
- a CDS encoding alpha/beta fold hydrolase, producing MVRRIDLTGADGVRLAVWEFADPPEGPDGGTAPAGSVLLLHGLTGRASHWADTARRLSGRYRVVAPDQRGHGHGGGPAAGPRTREAYVADAAAVIERLGLAPVTLVGHAMGALTGWQLAAERPDLVGALVIGDMRASALGAASQREWEEWVRTWPLPFATRADARKWFGEDDPRIERPDPARGAFFAEAMDESPDGWRPVFSPERMLEVRSTWAHDAHWDTLARVACPTLVVRGLDGELGRAEAHEMVRVLPRGRYAEVPDAGHYLHYDQPEAWCEVLRSFLDRTAPTA from the coding sequence ATGGTGCGGCGCATCGATCTGACCGGAGCCGACGGCGTGCGCCTCGCCGTCTGGGAGTTCGCCGATCCGCCCGAGGGGCCGGACGGCGGCACCGCCCCCGCGGGGAGCGTCCTGCTCCTGCACGGCCTGACGGGCCGCGCCTCCCACTGGGCGGACACGGCGCGCCGCCTCTCCGGGCGGTACCGGGTCGTCGCCCCGGACCAGCGCGGGCACGGCCACGGCGGCGGACCGGCCGCCGGCCCCCGCACGCGCGAGGCGTACGTGGCGGACGCCGCCGCCGTGATCGAGCGGCTCGGACTGGCGCCGGTCACCCTGGTCGGGCACGCCATGGGCGCCCTGACGGGTTGGCAGCTCGCCGCCGAGCGGCCGGACCTGGTCGGCGCGCTGGTCATCGGCGACATGCGGGCCTCCGCGCTGGGAGCGGCGTCGCAGCGGGAGTGGGAGGAGTGGGTCCGCACCTGGCCGCTCCCCTTCGCGACACGGGCTGACGCGCGGAAGTGGTTCGGCGAGGACGACCCGCGGATCGAGCGGCCGGACCCCGCGCGGGGCGCGTTCTTCGCGGAGGCGATGGACGAGTCGCCCGACGGGTGGCGGCCGGTGTTCTCGCCGGAGCGGATGCTCGAGGTCCGCTCGACCTGGGCGCACGACGCGCACTGGGACACGCTGGCGCGGGTGGCGTGCCCGACGCTGGTGGTCCGCGGCCTCGACGGCGAGCTGGGCCGCGCGGAGGCCCACGAGATGGTCCGCGTCCTGCCCCGGGGCCGGTACGCGGAGGTGCCGGACGCGGGCCACTACCTCCACTACGACCAGCCGGAGGCCTGGTGCGAGGTCCTCCGGTCCTTCCTCGACCGGACCGCCCCGACCGCCTGA
- a CDS encoding metal-dependent transcriptional regulator: MSGLIDTTEMYLRTILELEEESVVPMRARIAERLDQSGPTVSQTVARMERDGLVTVAGDRHLELTEEGRRLATRVMRKHRLAECLLVDVIGLEWEQVHAEACRWEHVMSEAVERRVLELLRHPTESPYGNPIPGLEELGEQGEADPFLDEEMVALSELEAGAEGKTVVVRRIGEPIQTDAQLMYTLRRAGVRPGAVVSVTDSPGGVLVGSGGEAAELGADVASHVFVAKR; this comes from the coding sequence ATGTCCGGACTGATCGACACCACGGAGATGTATCTCCGTACCATCCTCGAGCTGGAGGAGGAGAGCGTGGTGCCCATGCGCGCACGCATCGCGGAGCGCCTCGACCAGAGCGGCCCCACGGTCAGTCAGACCGTCGCCCGGATGGAGCGTGACGGCCTGGTGACCGTCGCCGGCGACCGCCACCTGGAGCTGACGGAGGAGGGCCGCCGGCTGGCCACGCGCGTGATGCGCAAGCACCGGCTCGCGGAGTGCCTCCTCGTCGACGTGATCGGCCTGGAGTGGGAGCAGGTCCACGCCGAGGCGTGCCGCTGGGAGCACGTGATGAGCGAGGCCGTGGAGCGCCGCGTCCTGGAGCTGCTGCGCCACCCGACGGAGTCGCCGTACGGGAACCCGATCCCGGGCCTGGAGGAGCTGGGCGAGCAGGGGGAGGCCGACCCGTTCCTCGACGAGGAGATGGTGGCCCTGTCCGAGCTGGAGGCGGGCGCGGAGGGCAAGACGGTGGTGGTGCGCCGGATCGGCGAGCCCATCCAGACGGACGCCCAGCTGATGTACACGCTGCGCCGCGCCGGGGTGCGGCCCGGTGCCGTGGTGAGCGTGACCGACTCGCCCGGCGGCGTGCTGGTCGGCAGCGGCGGCGAGGCCGCCGAGCTGGGCGCCGACGTGGCGTCGCACGTCTTCGTCGCCAAGCGCTGA
- a CDS encoding SIS domain-containing protein, whose protein sequence is MGDSTPAGRFLDAAIGLLARVRDEEAAHIAAAGAAVADTVAAGGRLFAFGAGHSSLPAQDVVYRAGGLALMNLLAVPGAVGVDVTPATLGSALERVEGLAAAVLASSPVRAGDLLVVVSLSGRNALPVEMAAGARALGLKVVGVTSVAYAEETRPRNSSGTFLRDHCDIVLDSKIAVGDAELTHEGAGAPFAPASTIVAGALMQAVVAAAAGELVRRGIDPPLLRSGNVDGGHEWNARVMREHADRIFHHR, encoded by the coding sequence ATGGGCGACAGCACACCGGCCGGCCGGTTCCTCGACGCCGCGATCGGCCTCCTGGCGCGGGTCCGGGACGAGGAGGCCGCGCACATCGCCGCCGCGGGCGCCGCCGTCGCCGACACGGTCGCGGCGGGCGGCCGGCTCTTCGCCTTCGGCGCCGGCCACTCGTCGCTGCCCGCGCAGGACGTCGTGTACCGGGCGGGCGGCCTCGCCCTGATGAACCTGCTCGCCGTCCCCGGCGCGGTCGGCGTCGACGTGACGCCCGCGACGCTCGGCTCGGCCCTGGAGCGGGTGGAGGGCCTCGCCGCCGCGGTCCTCGCCTCGTCGCCCGTGCGCGCCGGGGACCTGCTGGTGGTGGTCTCGCTGTCCGGGCGCAACGCCCTGCCCGTCGAGATGGCCGCCGGTGCCCGCGCGCTCGGCCTGAAGGTCGTCGGCGTCACCTCCGTGGCGTACGCGGAGGAAACCCGCCCCCGGAACTCCTCGGGGACGTTCCTGAGGGACCACTGCGACATCGTCCTCGACTCCAAGATCGCCGTCGGGGACGCGGAGCTCACGCACGAGGGCGCCGGGGCGCCGTTCGCGCCCGCCTCCACCATCGTGGCCGGCGCCCTCATGCAGGCCGTCGTGGCCGCGGCGGCCGGGGAGCTGGTGCGCCGCGGCATCGACCCCCCGCTGCTGCGCTCCGGCAACGTCGACGGGGGCCACGAGTGGAACGCCCGCGTGATGCGGGAGCACGCGGACCGGATCTTCCACCACCGGTAG
- a CDS encoding PAS domain-containing protein encodes MSASRSGTARMDGDLLSALLDGMDAALCAFDADGAVTHWNGGAERLLGWSAAEAVGRRGLAGWAARPADAAAIEARLAAAGDGPDRAVHEFPLLRKDGGRVLVRAQTSAVRGADGRPAGAYCAFGEVHEQLDFERSLALGEALFGEAPCGLVVVDADLRPAVVNARASQAFGVPRADLLGRPLAGFLAQGAEQLEAALEHVLAEGDPRASAELWTTVRTARGERRHCWRSAFLRLASPLSREPAPLGVAWLFEDVTEARLAGQDADRLRFRASQLHRAGTAAAECEDPAEAATVYLDFALAGFADDALLDVVGGDGARLVRVAATPVRAPGPVAFAPGAGFPVPYAPGHPALRALDRAGTVRASTRPSGAASAWPAERHWPAGAAHALCAALRSRGRTLGVVTFLRSESRPPFERQDVAYAESVAVRVAASLDLAGPTV; translated from the coding sequence ATGAGCGCGTCCAGGAGCGGAACGGCGCGGATGGACGGCGACCTGCTCAGCGCGCTGCTGGACGGGATGGACGCGGCGCTGTGCGCGTTCGACGCGGACGGCGCGGTCACGCACTGGAACGGCGGCGCCGAGCGGCTCCTCGGCTGGTCCGCCGCCGAGGCCGTCGGCCGCCGCGGCCTCGCCGGGTGGGCCGCGCGGCCCGCGGACGCCGCGGCGATCGAGGCCCGGCTGGCCGCCGCCGGGGACGGCCCCGACCGCGCCGTCCACGAGTTCCCGCTGCTCCGCAAGGACGGCGGCCGGGTGCTCGTCCGCGCCCAGACGTCCGCGGTGCGGGGCGCGGACGGGCGTCCGGCCGGGGCGTACTGCGCCTTCGGCGAGGTCCACGAGCAGCTCGACTTCGAACGGTCGCTGGCGCTCGGCGAGGCCCTGTTCGGGGAGGCGCCGTGCGGGCTCGTCGTCGTCGACGCCGACCTGCGCCCCGCCGTCGTGAACGCCCGGGCGTCCCAGGCGTTCGGCGTTCCCCGCGCCGACCTGCTCGGCCGGCCCCTCGCCGGCTTCCTGGCCCAGGGCGCCGAGCAGCTGGAGGCGGCCCTGGAGCACGTGCTGGCGGAGGGCGACCCCCGCGCGTCGGCCGAGCTGTGGACGACGGTCCGCACCGCGCGGGGGGAGCGGCGGCACTGCTGGCGCAGCGCCTTCCTGCGGCTCGCGTCGCCGCTGTCGCGGGAGCCCGCGCCGCTGGGCGTGGCGTGGCTGTTCGAGGACGTCACGGAGGCGCGCCTCGCCGGGCAGGACGCGGACCGGCTGCGGTTCCGGGCCAGCCAGCTGCACCGGGCGGGGACCGCCGCGGCCGAGTGCGAGGACCCGGCGGAGGCGGCGACCGTGTACCTGGACTTCGCGCTCGCCGGGTTCGCCGACGACGCCCTGCTCGACGTGGTCGGCGGCGACGGGGCGCGGCTGGTGCGGGTCGCGGCCACGCCCGTCCGGGCGCCCGGCCCGGTGGCGTTCGCCCCGGGCGCCGGGTTCCCCGTGCCGTACGCCCCCGGCCATCCGGCGCTGCGCGCCCTGGACCGAGCGGGCACGGTGCGGGCCAGCACCCGGCCCTCGGGGGCGGCGTCCGCGTGGCCGGCGGAGCGCCACTGGCCGGCCGGAGCGGCCCACGCCCTGTGCGCGGCCCTGCGCAGCCGGGGGCGGACGCTGGGCGTGGTGACGTTCCTCCGCTCGGAGAGCCGCCCGCCCTTCGAGCGGCAGGACGTGGCGTACGCGGAGAGCGTCGCCGTGCGGGTCGCCGCCTCCCTGGACCTGGCGGGTCCGACGGTGTGA
- the pdxH gene encoding pyridoxamine 5'-phosphate oxidase: MDAVTDALDPAVDPALDPAPMREQYHTRELTEHDLAAHPMEQFARWFADAARHGEIHEPNAMVVATATPDGRPSARTVLLKHFDARGFVFFTNYDSRKGAELAANPHASLLFPWHPMARQVVVTGRVARVGRDETAAYFRTRPHGSRLGAWASAQSSVIGSRAELLARYEELAARYPEGEAVPVPPHWGGFLVEPDTVEFWQGHENRLHDRLRYARRAGDGSGGGWRVERLAP, from the coding sequence ATGGACGCCGTGACCGACGCCCTGGACCCAGCCGTGGACCCCGCCCTCGACCCGGCGCCCATGCGCGAGCAGTACCACACCCGCGAGCTCACGGAGCACGACCTGGCCGCGCACCCCATGGAGCAGTTCGCCCGCTGGTTCGCCGACGCGGCCCGCCACGGCGAGATCCACGAGCCGAACGCGATGGTCGTGGCGACGGCCACCCCCGACGGCCGCCCCTCGGCGCGCACCGTGCTGCTGAAGCACTTCGACGCGCGGGGCTTCGTCTTCTTCACCAACTACGACTCCCGCAAGGGCGCCGAGCTGGCCGCCAACCCGCACGCCTCGCTCCTTTTCCCCTGGCACCCGATGGCCCGCCAGGTCGTCGTCACCGGCCGGGTCGCGCGCGTCGGCCGCGACGAGACGGCCGCGTACTTCCGGACCCGCCCGCACGGCTCCCGGCTCGGTGCCTGGGCCAGCGCGCAGTCGTCCGTCATCGGCTCCCGCGCCGAGCTGCTCGCCCGGTACGAGGAGCTGGCCGCCCGCTATCCCGAGGGCGAGGCGGTGCCCGTGCCGCCGCACTGGGGCGGGTTCCTGGTCGAGCCCGACACCGTGGAGTTCTGGCAGGGGCACGAGAACCGGCTCCACGACCGGCTCCGGTACGCGCGGCGCGCGGGGGACGGGAGCGGCGGGGGCTGGCGGGTGGAGCGGCTCGCCCCGTAG
- a CDS encoding citrate synthase 2, with translation MSDFVPGLEGVVAFETEIAEPDKEGGALRYRGVDIEDLVGHVSFGNVWGLLVDGAFSPGLPPAEPFPLPVHSGDVRVDVQAALAMLAPAWGLRPLLDIDEGQARDDLARAAVMALSYVAQSARGQGLPMVPQREIDRARSVVERFMIRWRGEPDPRHVKAVDAYWTSAAEHGMNASTFTARVIASTGADVAAALSGAVGAMSGPLHGGAPSRVLGMIEEIERTGDAAAYVRRALDRGERLMGFGHRVYRAEDPRARVLRRTARELAAPRFEVAEALERAALEELHNRRPDRVLATNVEFWAAIVLDFAEVPAHLFTSMFTCARTAGWSAHILEQKRTGRLVRPSARYVGPGPRDPREITGYEDIVS, from the coding sequence ATGTCCGACTTCGTACCCGGGCTCGAGGGAGTCGTCGCGTTCGAGACGGAGATCGCCGAACCGGACAAGGAGGGCGGCGCCCTCCGGTACCGGGGCGTCGACATCGAGGACCTGGTGGGGCACGTGTCCTTCGGGAACGTGTGGGGCCTGCTCGTCGACGGCGCGTTCAGCCCCGGCCTGCCCCCGGCCGAGCCCTTCCCCCTCCCGGTCCACTCCGGCGACGTCCGCGTGGACGTGCAGGCCGCGCTGGCGATGCTCGCGCCCGCCTGGGGGCTGAGGCCGCTCCTGGACATCGACGAGGGGCAGGCCCGCGACGACCTGGCGCGGGCGGCGGTCATGGCGCTGTCGTACGTGGCGCAGAGCGCGCGCGGGCAGGGGCTGCCGATGGTGCCGCAGCGCGAGATCGACCGGGCGCGGTCGGTGGTCGAGCGGTTCATGATCCGCTGGCGCGGCGAGCCGGACCCGAGGCACGTGAAGGCCGTCGACGCGTACTGGACCTCGGCCGCCGAGCACGGCATGAACGCCTCGACGTTCACCGCACGCGTGATCGCGTCGACCGGCGCGGACGTGGCGGCGGCGCTGTCCGGCGCGGTCGGCGCCATGTCAGGGCCGCTGCACGGCGGCGCGCCGTCACGGGTGCTCGGCATGATCGAGGAGATCGAGCGGACCGGCGACGCCGCCGCGTACGTGCGGCGGGCCCTGGACCGGGGCGAGCGGCTCATGGGGTTCGGCCACCGCGTGTACCGCGCCGAGGACCCGCGCGCCCGGGTGCTGCGCCGCACCGCCCGCGAGCTGGCCGCGCCGCGCTTCGAGGTGGCGGAGGCCCTGGAGAGGGCCGCCCTGGAGGAGCTGCACAACCGCCGCCCGGACCGCGTCCTGGCGACGAACGTGGAGTTCTGGGCGGCGATCGTCCTGGACTTCGCGGAGGTCCCGGCGCACCTGTTCACGTCCATGTTCACCTGCGCCCGCACGGCCGGCTGGTCGGCCCACATCCTGGAGCAGAAGCGCACGGGCCGCCTGGTCCGCCCGTCGGCCCGCTACGTCGGCCCGGGCCCCCGCGACCCCCGGGAGATCACCGGGTACGAGGACATCGTCTCCTGA